GCTGCGCTGTGCCAGGTGGAGCCGGTGAAGAAGACTCTTTCGGCGGCGCGGCGTAGGTGGGCTGCGCCGAGGCAGGCGGATATGGGGAAGCCGTTGGCGAGGGCTTTTCCGTAGCAGGCGAGGTCGGGTGTGAGGTTGAAAATTTTGTGTGAGCCGCGGTGGTGGAGGCGGAAGCCTGCGCGGATGTCGTCGAGGATGATTTGGATGCCGTGTTGGCGGCAGGTGTTTTGAATGGTGGGGAAAAAGTCGGGGGAGGGGAGTTGGGCGGGTGCGAAGTTTGGGTGGTGGAATGGGGTGAGGATGATGGCGGCGATTTGGTTGTGGTGTTTTTTTATGAGGGTGTGGAAGTGATTGAGGTCGTTCCAGGGGAAGGTGTGGATGTGTCGGCGTTCTTCAGGTAGGATGCCGGCGATGGAGGGTGCGCACCAGGGTGCGGTGCCGTGGTAGGCGCCTGAGATGGAGAGGATTTTGGGGCGGCGGGTGTGTTCGCGGGCGACTTGTATGGCGTAGGTGGTGACGTCGGTGCCGTTTTTGGCGAAGACTGCCCAGGCGGCGAATTGTGTGAGGGAGATTAGGCGGTCGGCTAGGTCGAGCATTAGTGGGGTGGGGTGGTTGAGGCAGTCGCTGTTGTGGAGTTGGCGTATTGCGGCTTCGAGGACGGTGGGGTGGGCGTAGCCGAGGATGTTGGTGCCGTAGGCGCACATGAGGTCGAGCCATTCGTTGCCGTCGGCATCTATGTAGCGGGCGCCTTTGGCTTTGATGGCGAATGCGGGTGCGGTTTGTGGGTGGGAGAGGATGGGGGAGGTGTGGCCGTAGATGGAGCCGGGGATGAGGCGGCTTGCGCGTGAGAGGAGGGGGTTCATGTTGTGGTGAGGTAGGTGTGTGTGCGGAGCATGATGGTGTGTAGGGCTTGGGCAAAGGGGATGAGGCCTGTGAGTGAGATTTGTTGGTTGAGGATGGCAGTGGAGGTGTCGAGTTGTTGGGTGAGGGCTGCGTGGGCGATGTGGGAGGTTTTGAATTGGACTTGGACGCGGGGGAGGGATGGGGTGGGGGAGGGGGTATGGGGGGTGTGGGTTGGATAGATGGTGAATGTGTTGTTTTGGTGGAGGAGGGTGTATGAGGTGTTGGAGTCGGCGATGGTGAATTGGGCTATTGCTTGTGGAAGGGTGAGGTGAGCGATGAGGGGATCGTCGGAGTAGGAGAGGTATGGTGGGATGGAGGTGAGTGCGGTTTGGAGGAGGAGGGAGTTTTTGAGTTGGAGTAGTTTGGGATCGTGAGGTGGATGGGGGTTGAGCATGAATTTTTTGTAGGGTTGGGCTTGGTGCAGGATGTGGATGAGGTGGGGGAAGGCGTTTAGGGAGCCCCATGGGAGGAGTAGGGGAATTGTGAATTGGCGGCGAATGATTTTGTGTAGTGAGGTGGGGGATGGGAGGAGGAGGTGGAGTTTTTTTGGGGCTCGGGGAATGGGAGTGGTTGGGAGGAGGTTGTGGGTGAGGAGTTGGGCTTTTGTGTTGACCTGGGATCGGTGGAGGTAGATTTCGGTGTAGCCTATGGCGGGGCAGAGGAGTTTTATTGTTGTGGGGGGATCGGGCGTGGTGGTGGGTTGTGCGTGGGGGTGGGTATAGGTGAATGAGGCTAGGGTGGGTAGGATGGAGAATAGGAAGAGGGACGAGGTGAGGGTGGCTTGGGTTTTATGGGGGGGCGAGGGATGGGGATTGGGTGAGGGCATGGGGTTTGCTTAGTGAGGGGGAGTGGGGGAGGGGTCGAGGAGGGGGAGTTGTTTTTCTATGCGGTAGAGTTGCCAGCAGGCGTATTCGATGGCGAGGGCGGGGTCGACTTTGAGCTCTAGAGCGTGATTGAGTTGGTCAATGATTTTTATGGATTGGCTGTAGTAGTGGAGGAGGGAGGGAGATAGGTTAGGGGTGTGGAGTTTTTCTGAGTAGGCGTGGATGAGGTTGAGGAGGAGGAGGCTGCGTTGTTGTTGGACAGCAGATTCAGCGAGGGCTTTGGCAGTTTCTTCATCGGGGTGCTCGAATTCATGTTGGGTTGATAGGCGTTGGTAGATTTGTTCGATGGCATTTTGTAAGATTCGTGCGCGGTGGTAGGGTTGGAGGCGGTGGGGTTGGTGAGGGGAGAACCATTCTTCGATGAGTGAGCGGCTTTCTGGTAGGGGATCGGGTGGGGGGGTGTGTAGGAAGATGTTGAGGCAACGGGAGCGGATAGTTTCTAGGAGGGTGTTAGGTTGTGTAGTGGTGAGGATGAAGAGGGTGTGGGGGGGAGGTTCTTCAAGGGTTTTAAGGAAGGCATTGGCTGCGGTGGCTTGGCCTTGGCAGAGACGGTCGGCTTCGAGAATGAGGGTGAGTTTGTAGTCGGCTAGGAGTGGTTTGAGATAAATTTCGTTTTCTAGGGCACGGATTTGGTCGATTTTGATGACACGTGCTTTTCCGGATGGGGCGACGATGTGTAGATCTGGATGTGGTGGGGAGGAGGTGGGTAGGATGATTTGTGCGATGGCGTGGGCTATTTTTTCAAGCGCGTCGGTGGTTTGGCCGATGAGGAGGTAGGCGTGAGCGAGGCGGCGTTGGCGGAGGGCCGCTTGGATTTGGGTGAGGAGTTGCTCAGAGTGAAAAGGCATGGGAGACGTGTTGCCAGATATTTTCAGCGACGATAGGGGGGGGTGGAGAGGCGGGGATGATTTTTATGCGCTGTGGATGAGCTTGAGCGAGCTGGCGGTATCCGGAGATGATTTGCTCGAAGAAGCGAGAGGATTGATCTTCCATTCTGTCGAATTGGTTAGCTTCGGAATGAGTTCTGAGGTGTAGCCGTGCTTGAGCTTCTTTTAGGGAAATGTCAAGTAGGAAAGTGAGGGTTGGGACGAGGTTTTGCGTGGCGAATTGGTTGATGGTATCGACGGTGGCTAGGGGTAATGAACGTCCGATGCCTTGATACACAATTGATGAGTCAGCGAAGCGGTCACAAATTACCCAGTGGTTTTTTTTTAGGGCGGGGATGATCGTCTCATGAATGAGTTGCGCGCGAGAGGCGGCGAAGAGTAAAAGTTCAGTCTCTGGGCACATGCCGATGCCTTCACGGCTGTGTTTGAGGAGGTGGCGGATTTGTTCTCCGAGGGCGGTTCCGCCGGGTTCGCGGCAGAGGATAACAGTGTGGCCGAGGTCTTCGAGTCGTTTCTTGAGGAGGTGAGATTGTGTGGACTTACCGGATGCTTCAGTGCCTTCGAAGGTGATGAATCGGAGGGGGTTGGTCAAAGTTGTCATCGGATGAACGAAGAGTGAGGCGAGGTGAGTAAATTTTTAGGGCAGGTTAACAAGTGCAACAGCGATGGCAGCGATTCCTTCTTTACGGCCGAGGAACCCGAGGTTTTCGTTGGTTGTGGCTTTAATCCCGATCTGGGAGGGATGGACTTGAAGCGAAGAGGCGATTGTCGACTTCATTGCTGGGATGTGTGGGGAAATTTTAGGAGATTCGGCAATTATTGTGGCATCGATATTATGGAGAGTGGCGTTTTTTTGGTTCATTATCTTTGTGATGTGATCGATGAATTGTATGCTTGGGGCGTTTTTCCAACGAGGATCGGTATTGGGGAAGTGGTGACCAATATCGCCTTCTCCTAATGCACCGAGTAGAGCGTCAGCGATGGCGTGAAGGAGGACGTCTGCATCTGAGTGGCCTTCTAGGCCATGAGAATGAGGAACATGAAGGCCACCGAGGAAGAGAGGTCGAGCGGGGATGAGGCGATGAACGTCGTAGCCGATTCCTATTCTTAACATGCGGGGTATGCTTTATCTAAGCGCGGATTGTGACAAGGAAAATTGTCGGGATCGAGTTTTTCAGAAAGAAGAGGATTTGAGTTTTTGGTTTTCCCTGATAAGGGGAAGGTGATGGAGAAGCAAGTGAGTAAGGGTGTTTTGAAAAAGCGCGTTGGGGTTGTGGTTAATGTCAATAAAGGTGGAGCAAAGGAACTTTTGGACGAGATTGAGAGAGTGGTGGTTGAGTGTGGAGAGGGAGTCGAAGTTTTGTTGGAAGAGCGAACTGCTGCCTTTGTGGGTGGAAGAGGTGTGAAAATAACTGAGATTTGTCATCAGGCCGATGTGCTTTTGGTAGCGGGCGGCGACGGGTCTTTGTTGAGAGTTGTTCATCGGGTTTTTCCTCATCAAATTCCAATTTTGGGGATTCACATGGGGAGTTTGGGTTTTCTTACTGGCGCGCGGAGGGAGGATCTAAAGAAGGCTATTGTGGCTATCGAATCTCAAAGTTTTTATTGCAGTCCAAGGATGGTTCTTGAAGCGACGATCAGAATGGAGGGAAGACAAGAAAAAATCCCTTGTGCTTTGAATGACATCGTAATTACTCGAGCTCCGCAAGGGCAGATGATTCGGATGGGTGTGAAGGTAAATGATAAAGTCATGACGGAATATATGGCAGATGGCCTAATTGTAGCGACGCCTACGGGGTCAACAGCGTATTCCCTCGCAGCGGGTGGACCAATTGTAAGTCCGGATGCGGGGGTGATTATCGTCACTCCATTGTCGCCACACACATTGAGCAATCGTTCTGTAGTATTAGGTGGAGACGCGATAGTAACCGTTGAGATTACTGGGGGGCGTCCCCCCGCTTACATCGAGTATGACGGATGTTCGTTGGGAGAATGGTATGCAGGGGCTATCCTTGAAATCAAAGCTTCAGCACACAAAGTAAGCTTGGCTTATATCCCGGGAAATGATTTTTTTCATTTGCTCCGAAGCAAGCTTGCATGGAAAGGCATGAATATAAGTTAATTTAAGTTAATTTTACTTTGCATTTTTAACTACAGCCTTAATAAGAGCAGGGCATTCGCAGTATGCTGATTAGCCGCCTTCTTAAACCATCGCTCATCAATCTGAATCTAAAAAGCACTAAGCGCACGAATGCGATTTATGAGACGGCTAGTCTCCTCAACGGCCATCCTTCGCTTCTAAATTTTGAAGGTTTCTATCAAGAGCTACTTGCACGCGAACGGGTCGAGACTACCTGCATTGGAAACTCAATAGCTTTTCCTCATGCACGAACTGATCACGTTAAATCTCTGATTCTAGCTGTAGGCCGAAGCAATGAGGGGATACTTTTTGAAAATTGCAATCAAATAGTCCGGCTTATTTTTGTTATTGGCACTCCCAAACGGATGACTACCGAATACCTCACAGTTGTCGGAGCGCTCGCTCGTATTCTGAAAGATCCCTCGAATCGAGAGGCGCTCTTAAAGGCAGAAAAGCCGGAGGACTTTCTACAAATTATTGAAGATTTTGAAGGAAAACTATAGCTTTGTTTGCTACTACGTCCGCGTTGAAATTACAGCCCTCAGCGTTCTGAATTTATATGACTATTTTCCGAGCTAATCTTTTTTACTTTGCCTTACTCATTCATTCACTCTCTGCTACGGGCATATCTTCAGAGCAGAAACAATCCCCAGCAGCAAGACCAGAAGAAATTTTAGTCCAAGCCAAGTCTTTTACTATCACCCGTAAAGATCTTGATAAGGAGCTCGGCTTTATTCTGAGAAAACTTGACCTGAAACTTCAAACGCTCACCCCAGTCCAGCGTAAGCACTTTGAGATTGCAGCGTTAAAATCGGTTACTCGACGAATGCTCCTAAGCAATGCAGCTAAAGAAATCCACGCTGCTGACCTTGAAAAAAAAATTGAGCATCAACTCCAAGAATACAAAGAGCAATTTTTATCTGAGGATTTATTTTTGAAGGCTCTTGAGGAACAAGAATTGACGGAACAGGAGCTCAAGAAACAAATAGCTGACTCAATCCGTATCCAAGAGCTTATTCGGCAACGTCTGCCGCCCCCACCGAGTCCTTCAGATCAAGCGGTTCGGCAGTTCTTCGACCAAAATAAAGACAAACTGGACCAACCAGAAATGGTTCGCGTCAGTCACATTTCAGTTCTGGTGCCGCCTGAAGCGAGTGCGGACGATCGCCATGCTAAACGCCAAGCATTAGAGTCCATCAGACAGCGTGTTATGCTAGGTGAGGATTTTGCGAAGCTTGCACGTGAGATTTCCAAGGAAAAAAACGATGGCGATCTTGGTTGGATAGCCCGCGGCACGCTTGGCAAGGAATTTGACGATGTGGCTTTCAAGTTAAAACCGGGCCAAGTCAGCGAAATCTTTGCCACTGATCGTGGTTTCCATTTCGTCATGGTGCGCGACCGGAAGGAAGCTCGGAAAGCTCAACTCGATCAACTCAAGCCTCAGATTGAGCAATTCCTCACTCAAGAGGCGCAACTCGACGCCATCGATAAGCTCGTGGCACAGCTTGAAAAGGAAGAAAACGTCCGATATCTCGACAAAGTGGCTTCACCGACTTCCACTTCTTCGCCGAGCTCGAAGAAGAAGCGTTGATCCTTTGTTATCAAAAAGCTCGCCCATCTCGCGGTGCTTTTGCTAAGCCAACCTCATGCAATCTTCGGACGTTAGAAAAAGCTTCCTAGATTTCTTTGCGGAAAAACAGCACACCATCGTTCCTTCCAGTAGTCTGTTGCCCGATTCTCCCAACTTGCTTTTCACCAATGCTGGGATGAATCAATTTGTGCCCATTTTTCTCTCACAAGCGCCTTGCCCTTATCGTCCGCCACGAGCTGCAGATACCCAGAAATGCATCCGAGCCGGCGGAAAACATAATGATTTAGACGATGTCGGCCATGACACTTATCATCACACTTTTTTTGAGATGCTTGGGAACTGGAGCTTCGGCGACTATTTCAAACAAGAGGCCATTACCTGGGCTTGGGAATTGCTAGTCGATCGCTGGAATTTTCCACCGCATCGTCTCTTTGCAACGGTTTACAGGCCCGCTCAGACGGAGCCTGCTTCCTTTGATGAAGAAGCCTATGCGATCTGGCAAGACGTGTTTCGCTCAGCAGGTCTCGATCCACAGGTGCATATCCTCTTTGGAAGCAAAAAGGATAATTTTTGGATGATGGGGGATACAGGTCCTTGCGGTCCGTGCTCTGAAATTCACGTGAACCTTCTGCCTGATCGGGAGTATCGTCCTGACACAGGGCGCTCGCTGGTCAATTCAGGCAGTCCTCAGTGCATTGAGATTTGGAACCTTGTTTTTATTCAGTTCAACGCCACTGCGGATGGATCATTTGTTCCGCTTCCCTCTCGGCATGTGGATACGGGAATGGGCTTTGAGCGGGTTTGCTCAATTATTCAAGGCACAAAAGGATTCACGCAATTTGACAATTTGCACATTTCAAACTATGCCACAGACGTATTTCGTGAGATCCTGCTTGCGATAGCTGAAAGGGCCATTTCAAGCCATTCTCAGAATCAGTCTGTCTTACAATCTATCGCTTCAACAGAGTGCATTCTTGATTTCGAAAGGATCTTGCCTCAGCCTTTGACTGTTGCTTTTCGAGTTATTGCGGATCATCTACGGACTTTGGCGTTTGCGATTGCGGATGGGA
The genomic region above belongs to Candidatus Methylacidiphilales bacterium and contains:
- a CDS encoding peptidylprolyl isomerase, which encodes MTIFRANLFYFALLIHSLSATGISSEQKQSPAARPEEILVQAKSFTITRKDLDKELGFILRKLDLKLQTLTPVQRKHFEIAALKSVTRRMLLSNAAKEIHAADLEKKIEHQLQEYKEQFLSEDLFLKALEEQELTEQELKKQIADSIRIQELIRQRLPPPPSPSDQAVRQFFDQNKDKLDQPEMVRVSHISVLVPPEASADDRHAKRQALESIRQRVMLGEDFAKLAREISKEKNDGDLGWIARGTLGKEFDDVAFKLKPGQVSEIFATDRGFHFVMVRDRKEARKAQLDQLKPQIEQFLTQEAQLDAIDKLVAQLEKEENVRYLDKVASPTSTSSPSSKKKR
- a CDS encoding PTS sugar transporter subunit IIA, which gives rise to MLISRLLKPSLINLNLKSTKRTNAIYETASLLNGHPSLLNFEGFYQELLARERVETTCIGNSIAFPHARTDHVKSLILAVGRSNEGILFENCNQIVRLIFVIGTPKRMTTEYLTVVGALARILKDPSNREALLKAEKPEDFLQIIEDFEGKL
- a CDS encoding aminotransferase class III-fold pyridoxal phosphate-dependent enzyme; protein product: MNPLLSRASRLIPGSIYGHTSPILSHPQTAPAFAIKAKGARYIDADGNEWLDLMCAYGTNILGYAHPTVLEAAIRQLHNSDCLNHPTPLMLDLADRLISLTQFAAWAVFAKNGTDVTTYAIQVAREHTRRPKILSISGAYHGTAPWCAPSIAGILPEERRHIHTFPWNDLNHFHTLIKKHHNQIAAIILTPFHHPNFAPAQLPSPDFFPTIQNTCRQHGIQIILDDIRAGFRLHHRGSHKIFNLTPDLACYGKALANGFPISACLGAAHLRRAAERVFFTGSTWHSAASMAAALATLDLIEKNNIPQFLHQQGLRLKNSLEQLAAQHSLSFTLTGPPAMPTPHFENDPSLLLLQTFTHLLMRQHVFLHPHHNGFLCAAHTDYEINEIIHRSQIAFASLKSTLSQTHPHTYPHPTTHD
- a CDS encoding NAD(+)/NADH kinase encodes the protein MLLVAGGDGSLLRVVHRVFPHQIPILGIHMGSLGFLTGARREDLKKAIVAIESQSFYCSPRMVLEATIRMEGRQEKIPCALNDIVITRAPQGQMIRMGVKVNDKVMTEYMADGLIVATPTGSTAYSLAAGGPIVSPDAGVIIVTPLSPHTLSNRSVVLGGDAIVTVEITGGRPPAYIEYDGCSLGEWYAGAILEIKASAHKVSLAYIPGNDFFHLLRSKLAWKGMNIS
- the tmk gene encoding dTMP kinase; translation: MTNPLRFITFEGTEASGKSTQSHLLKKRLEDLGHTVILCREPGGTALGEQIRHLLKHSREGIGMCPETELLLFAASRAQLIHETIIPALKKNHWVICDRFADSSIVYQGIGRSLPLATVDTINQFATQNLVPTLTFLLDISLKEAQARLHLRTHSEANQFDRMEDQSSRFFEQIISGYRQLAQAHPQRIKIIPASPPPPIVAENIWQHVSHAFSL
- the ispF gene encoding 2-C-methyl-D-erythritol 2,4-cyclodiphosphate synthase, giving the protein MLRIGIGYDVHRLIPARPLFLGGLHVPHSHGLEGHSDADVLLHAIADALLGALGEGDIGHHFPNTDPRWKNAPSIQFIDHITKIMNQKNATLHNIDATIIAESPKISPHIPAMKSTIASSLQVHPSQIGIKATTNENLGFLGRKEGIAAIAVALVNLP